A window of Campylobacter ureolyticus contains these coding sequences:
- a CDS encoding NAD(P)-binding domain-containing protein, whose translation MQTIYDLAIIGGGPCGLASVVEAKISGINKVLLLEKGSNHSQTIRTFYKENKRVDKEYKGLDSETKGMVKFETGTKEDVLNYFDTLLDSEDIDAFFNTEVEKVKKNEDGLFEIYAPKTHYYAKKVIIAIGRMGKPNKPDYKIPRSLNPVVNFNLDKCGSHEKILVVGGGNSAVEYAISLSSNNIVTLAYRKSNFTRLNAINLKDIAHEERYGNIILRLSSDIENLENEEGKVVVKFKDGKEFVYDRVIYAIGGTTPVDFLKNSDVKIDENGIPIVDENCQTHIEGLYIGGDLITKNGGSIVFALNHSSKIVNHINSL comes from the coding sequence ATGCAAACAATTTATGACCTTGCCATTATAGGTGGCGGACCGTGTGGGTTAGCCTCGGTTGTGGAGGCCAAAATAAGTGGAATTAATAAAGTCTTACTTCTTGAAAAAGGCTCAAACCACTCTCAAACAATCAGAACTTTTTATAAAGAAAATAAAAGAGTTGATAAAGAATATAAGGGTTTAGATAGTGAAACAAAAGGTATGGTAAAGTTTGAAACTGGCACAAAAGAAGATGTTTTAAACTATTTTGATACACTTTTGGATAGTGAAGATATTGATGCATTTTTTAATACAGAAGTTGAAAAAGTTAAAAAAAATGAAGATGGATTATTTGAAATTTATGCTCCAAAAACTCATTATTACGCTAAAAAAGTAATAATTGCAATAGGAAGAATGGGAAAACCTAATAAACCTGATTATAAAATTCCAAGATCGCTAAATCCCGTTGTAAATTTTAATCTTGATAAGTGTGGAAGCCATGAAAAGATTTTGGTTGTAGGTGGTGGAAACTCAGCTGTTGAATACGCTATAAGTCTTTCTAGTAATAATATCGTAACGCTTGCTTATAGAAAAAGTAATTTTACAAGATTAAATGCGATAAATTTAAAAGATATCGCCCATGAAGAAAGATATGGAAATATTATTTTAAGGTTAAGCTCAGATATTGAAAATCTTGAAAATGAAGAGGGAAAAGTTGTTGTTAAATTTAAAGATGGCAAAGAGTTTGTCTATGATAGAGTTATTTATGCAATAGGCGGCACAACTCCAGTTGATTTTTTAAAAAACTCAGATGTTAAGATAGATGAAAACGGCATTCCAATAGTTGATGAAAATTGCCAAACACATATTGAGGGTCTTTATATCGGTGGTGATTTAATAACAAAAAATGGCGGATCAATAGTATTTGCCCTAAATCACTCAAGTAAAATTGTAAATCATATAAACTCTTTATGA
- the hemG gene encoding protoporphyrinogen oxidase, giving the protein MKIAVIGGGISGLTTAFYLNFFGNSDGDKYDITVFEKEKELGGKMRTKNIKGFLIEEGTNGFLSNRPDTLELLKYAGIENLLLKSNDNARVRFIYKDKLYKMPESAKDFFLSGIMSPLGKIRVACEYFIPQKKDDMEETLQEFGYRRVGKELTETFLDPMVAGVYGSSPDKISVNASFEKITAMEKKYGGLIKAMLAMRAKSAAPSGVLMSFKGGCETLIKEVGKKSNAKIVANFEISKIEKKDDKFILNGDKNLEFDKVIISTPAYRACELLNKLLPDTSKRLKAIEYTPISVVGLGYENLDHALRGFGLLTTSSSKQPVLGILWDSSIFFDRAPDGKVLLRVMIGGQRDKDLALKDEKTLVELARLGIRNTMGISDEPVMTYVKRHEKGIPNYNLGHLSNVAEIFKDIRQVKGLYLNSNAYKGVAMNDCIKNSRECARDVLQG; this is encoded by the coding sequence ATGAAAATAGCAGTCATCGGCGGAGGGATAAGTGGCTTAACAACAGCTTTTTATCTAAATTTTTTTGGTAATAGCGATGGTGATAAATACGATATAACAGTTTTTGAAAAAGAAAAAGAGCTTGGTGGAAAAATGAGAACTAAAAATATAAAAGGATTTTTAATTGAAGAGGGAACTAATGGTTTTTTATCAAATAGACCTGATACCTTAGAGCTTTTAAAATATGCAGGCATAGAAAATTTACTTTTAAAGAGTAATGACAATGCGAGAGTTAGATTTATTTATAAAGATAAGCTCTATAAAATGCCAGAGAGTGCAAAAGATTTCTTTTTAAGTGGGATTATGTCGCCACTTGGAAAAATAAGAGTTGCATGTGAGTATTTTATACCGCAAAAAAAAGATGACATGGAAGAAACACTGCAAGAGTTTGGTTATAGAAGAGTTGGAAAAGAGCTTACCGAAACTTTTTTAGATCCAATGGTTGCAGGAGTTTATGGCTCAAGTCCTGATAAAATTTCAGTTAATGCAAGTTTTGAGAAAATAACAGCTATGGAAAAAAAATATGGCGGACTTATAAAAGCAATGCTTGCTATGAGAGCTAAAAGTGCTGCCCCAAGTGGTGTTTTGATGAGTTTTAAAGGTGGATGTGAGACCTTAATAAAAGAAGTTGGCAAAAAATCAAATGCTAAGATTGTTGCAAATTTTGAAATTTCAAAAATAGAAAAAAAAGATGATAAATTTATACTAAATGGCGATAAAAATTTAGAGTTTGATAAAGTTATTATTTCAACTCCTGCTTATAGAGCTTGCGAACTTTTAAACAAGCTTCTTCCAGATACATCAAAAAGGTTAAAAGCTATTGAATACACTCCTATTTCTGTAGTTGGGCTTGGATATGAAAACCTTGATCACGCCTTAAGAGGCTTTGGACTTTTAACAACAAGTTCATCAAAGCAACCAGTGCTGGGAATTTTATGGGATAGCTCGATATTTTTTGATAGAGCGCCTGATGGTAAGGTACTACTTCGCGTTATGATAGGCGGTCAAAGAGATAAAGATTTAGCCTTAAAAGATGAAAAAACTTTAGTTGAGCTTGCAAGACTTGGCATAAGAAATACTATGGGAATTTCTGATGAGCCGGTAATGACATATGTAAAAAGACACGAAAAAGGCATACCAAATTATAATTTAGGTCACCTATCAAATGTGGCTGAAATTTTTAAAGATATAAGGCAAGTAAAAGGACTTTATTTAAATTCAAACGCCTATAAGGGTGTTGCTATGAATGATTGTATTAAAAATTCACGCGAATGTGCAAGGGATGTTTTACAAGGTTAA
- a CDS encoding IS1595 family transposase: protein MKNKTTELDIILQLFNSLSNDDKKSFIKEIKNKETSNKVSIKKEIKYCPHCKSTKFVKNGKSSNTQRFLCRDCNKTFTTTNNTIFFSVKKDIKTWKLYIHCMIEKYSLRKTAKICNISLPTAFAWRHKILDALQIMMSEVELNGIVEADETFIPLSFKGNHKNFKLPRLAKKRGTPATKRGLSREQVCVSCGINLNCLSIAKVSNLGKPKLKDLEKVLNGKIIKDSMFVTDSFRAYLKLAKDMELSHIRIPRNKYKAGTFNIQTINSYHSRLKAMITYNFKGVSTKYLNNYLVYHNFVNFAKDNKNDKEIILFDFIQENDCISKSINIANRPNIPLPDVA, encoded by the coding sequence ATGAAAAATAAGACAACAGAGTTAGATATAATTTTACAGCTTTTTAACTCTCTTTCAAATGATGATAAAAAATCATTCATAAAAGAGATAAAAAATAAAGAAACTTCTAACAAAGTATCTATCAAAAAAGAGATTAAATATTGTCCTCATTGTAAATCTACTAAATTTGTTAAAAATGGAAAAAGTAGCAATACTCAAAGATTTTTATGTAGAGATTGTAATAAAACATTTACTACTACAAATAATACGATATTTTTTAGTGTTAAAAAAGATATAAAAACCTGGAAATTATATATTCATTGTATGATAGAAAAATATTCACTTAGAAAAACAGCTAAGATTTGTAATATTTCACTACCTACTGCATTTGCTTGGAGACATAAAATTTTAGATGCTTTGCAAATTATGATGAGTGAAGTTGAATTAAATGGAATAGTTGAAGCTGATGAAACTTTTATACCGCTATCTTTTAAAGGTAATCATAAAAATTTTAAATTGCCACGCTTAGCAAAGAAAAGAGGAACACCTGCTACTAAGCGTGGATTAAGTAGAGAGCAGGTCTGTGTAAGTTGTGGAATAAATTTAAATTGTTTATCTATTGCAAAAGTATCAAATCTTGGCAAACCTAAATTAAAAGATTTAGAAAAGGTTTTAAATGGTAAAATTATAAAAGATAGTATGTTTGTAACTGATAGTTTTAGAGCTTATTTAAAACTTGCAAAAGATATGGAGTTAAGTCATATTAGAATACCAAGAAACAAATATAAAGCTGGAACATTTAATATTCAAACTATAAATAGTTATCATAGTAGATTGAAAGCAATGATAACTTATAATTTTAAAGGTGTTTCAACTAAATATCTTAATAACTATCTTGTTTATCATAATTTTGTAAATTTTGCAAAAGACAATAAAAATGACAAAGAGATAATTCTATTTGATTTTATACAAGAGAATGATTGTATAAGTAAATCTATTAACATCGCTAATAGACCAAATATACCATTGCCAGATGTGGCTTAG
- a CDS encoding HdrB C-terminal domain-containing protein, translating to MVEISLFRFDKKIDLESYYKPYIYEHFEFLTLRELLLDIKRNDPYFKFGKTEFVKINEKIVNLDENLDEIFKKTGNFIKISALCQTRSTKDLIINNDDFIKTYDRFSEILGQNNEKEFFLKLEPLFYSSKIREFKEDFLGNSAFVFANYLIEKFPCKKDEILNLIKDEIIYYIKPQFLLKDPFKTDEIVKNLAKMLNLNFSKKENIISDEEIKNATKKVDFSKFNIAVYSDKNLQNLVKVVANLVNFELENENIGYDILKFDEKVALNLAGEILFNAYDSGADFLLVNDKRAFYMFDALSKELQKAQNRSLNNFYILMADEFLSLLKGEKIEFKNHKLEVKIL from the coding sequence ATGGTTGAAATATCACTTTTTCGTTTTGATAAAAAAATAGATTTGGAAAGTTATTATAAGCCTTATATTTATGAGCATTTTGAGTTTTTAACTTTAAGAGAGCTTTTACTAGATATTAAAAGAAACGATCCATACTTTAAATTTGGAAAAACTGAATTTGTAAAAATAAATGAAAAAATTGTAAATTTGGATGAGAATTTAGATGAAATTTTTAAAAAAACTGGCAATTTTATAAAAATCTCTGCACTTTGCCAAACTCGCTCTACAAAAGATTTGATAATTAACAATGATGATTTTATAAAAACCTATGATAGATTTAGTGAAATTTTAGGTCAAAACAATGAAAAAGAGTTTTTTTTAAAATTAGAGCCTTTGTTTTATTCAAGTAAAATAAGGGAATTTAAAGAGGATTTTTTAGGAAATTCGGCATTTGTTTTTGCAAACTATCTAATAGAAAAATTTCCTTGTAAAAAGGATGAAATTTTAAATTTAATTAAAGATGAAATAATCTATTATATAAAACCACAATTTTTACTAAAGGATCCTTTTAAAACCGATGAAATAGTAAAAAATCTAGCTAAAATGTTAAATTTAAATTTTTCAAAAAAAGAGAATATAATAAGCGATGAAGAGATAAAAAATGCAACAAAAAAAGTTGATTTTTCAAAATTTAATATCGCAGTTTATAGTGATAAAAACTTACAAAATTTGGTTAAAGTTGTAGCAAATTTAGTTAATTTTGAGCTTGAAAATGAAAATATCGGATATGATATTTTAAAATTTGATGAAAAAGTTGCTTTAAATTTGGCAGGTGAAATTTTATTTAACGCCTATGATAGCGGAGCTGATTTTTTGCTAGTAAATGATAAAAGAGCTTTTTATATGTTTGATGCACTTAGTAAAGAACTTCAAAAAGCACAAAATAGAAGTTTAAATAACTTCTATATACTGATGGCAGATGAGTTTTTATCACTTTTAAAAGGTGAAAAGATAGAGTTTAAAAATCATAAATTAGAGGTAAAAATACTATGA
- a CDS encoding thiamine-phosphate kinase, with protein sequence MDKESFVISKFSNKFIGDDGAVLGKLVLSKDLFLENSHFKMGWLSFYEIGKKAMSVNLSDAIVMNAKPKFTLIGLMLPKNITFKEIDELKNGILDISKQYGVKIIGGDTVKSDILGISVSIISYAKKPIFRKKLKNGELLAFTGNLGGSLKGLKTLQRCAKNYKILGKNSRFRNIVLRDNFFYNSSKFINSAMDISDGLACDLPKFIKNKNIKFIKKLKKYEFLSGEEYEVLFSFSKKNKFRIINEAKKARIKLTIFGETIDGKYKKRARNWHF encoded by the coding sequence ATGGACAAAGAAAGTTTTGTAATATCAAAATTCAGTAATAAATTTATCGGAGATGACGGCGCAGTGCTTGGAAAATTGGTTTTAAGCAAGGATCTGTTTTTGGAAAATTCCCACTTCAAAATGGGCTGGTTAAGCTTTTATGAAATAGGAAAAAAGGCAATGAGTGTAAATTTAAGCGATGCTATTGTGATGAATGCAAAGCCTAAATTTACATTAATTGGTTTAATGCTTCCTAAAAACATAACTTTTAAAGAGATCGATGAGCTTAAAAATGGAATTTTAGATATTTCAAAACAATACGGAGTTAAAATAATTGGCGGCGATACAGTAAAATCCGATATTTTGGGAATTAGTGTAAGCATTATATCTTATGCAAAAAAACCAATTTTTAGAAAAAAACTTAAAAATGGTGAGTTATTAGCTTTTACAGGGAATTTAGGAGGAAGTCTAAAAGGACTTAAAACGCTTCAAAGATGTGCGAAAAACTATAAAATTCTTGGCAAAAACTCACGATTTAGAAATATTGTTTTAAGGGATAATTTTTTTTACAACTCATCAAAATTCATAAACTCAGCTATGGATATAAGTGATGGACTTGCGTGTGATTTGCCTAAATTTATAAAAAATAAAAATATTAAATTTATAAAAAAGCTTAAAAAATATGAGTTTTTAAGCGGTGAAGAGTATGAGGTGCTTTTTAGTTTTAGTAAAAAAAACAAATTTAGAATCATAAACGAGGCTAAAAAAGCTAGGATAAAACTTACTATTTTTGGAGAAACAATAGATGGAAAATATAAAAAACGAGCAAGAAATTGGCATTTTTAA
- a CDS encoding tRNA1(Val) (adenine(37)-N6)-methyltransferase, which yields MIIYQLKDGYRYNSDTIMLYNFIFDISPKGDILEVGAGCGVLGLLLKRDLKNANLTLMDIQKENIKLCKINSNENRLDVNTILADFKEFKSDKRYDTIISNPPYYHDGVIKSENLHLNISRYSSNLSLSDLIQNSSTHLKSHGSLIFCYDAKQLMNVAYLLLKNKFCMTKLKFIYPKIGKKAKIALIEAKKSSKSLCLVDEGFYLSDENGYTKEALKLFKKANLESKDIVLGKNYD from the coding sequence ATGATAATTTATCAACTAAAAGATGGCTATCGCTACAATAGTGATACCATCATGCTTTATAATTTTATTTTTGATATTAGTCCAAAAGGTGATATTTTAGAAGTTGGGGCTGGGTGTGGAGTTTTAGGACTTTTATTAAAAAGAGATTTAAAAAATGCAAATTTAACTTTAATGGACATACAAAAAGAAAATATAAAATTATGTAAAATAAACTCAAACGAAAATAGACTTGATGTAAATACTATTCTTGCTGATTTTAAAGAGTTTAAAAGCGATAAAAGATATGACACAATTATCTCAAATCCGCCATATTATCACGATGGAGTTATAAAAAGTGAAAATTTACATCTAAATATAAGCAGATATTCATCAAATTTAAGTCTAAGTGATTTAATCCAAAACTCAAGCACTCATCTTAAATCGCACGGATCTCTTATATTTTGTTATGATGCAAAACAGCTTATGAATGTAGCTTATTTGCTTTTAAAAAATAAATTTTGCATGACAAAACTAAAATTTATTTATCCAAAAATTGGTAAAAAAGCAAAAATTGCTTTAATAGAAGCAAAAAAAAGTTCAAAATCTTTATGTTTAGTTGATGAGGGATTTTATTTAAGTGATGAAAATGGCTATACAAAAGAAGCTTTAAAACTTTTTAAAAAAGCTAATTTAGAAAGTAAAGATATTGTTTTAGGTAAAAATTATGATTAA
- the truD gene encoding tRNA pseudouridine(13) synthase TruD: protein MKNEQEIGIFKPLFTLDHSPINVHFSKNSDDFVVREIPLYEFSGEGEHLILNIAKKGLTTFEALHILSDYSGIKMRDFGYAGLKDKEGFTTQFISLPKKFEKNLANFTHESLKITDTFTHKNKLRIGHLSGNSFFIRLKKVSEVDALKLKNALLNLDKNGYANYFGFQRFGKFEDNAKEGEEILSGNLKMKNPKIKNFLISAYQSELFNKWLSKRVEISKFIRDFNENEINKIYGFDKETIKDLKFQPNFFKLFNGDVLGHYPHGKLFLCKDLASEVKRFLNRDITPFGLLPGNKAFESEDLAKDIEDEIYHPSFKFIEKMNGSRRFAWCFLKNVNYKYTPELAQFSMSFELTKGSYATVVLREILHKEIFD from the coding sequence ATAAAAAACGAGCAAGAAATTGGCATTTTTAAACCACTTTTCACTCTTGATCATTCGCCCATAAATGTACATTTTAGTAAAAATTCAGATGATTTTGTAGTTAGAGAAATTCCACTTTATGAATTTAGCGGTGAGGGTGAGCACTTGATACTAAATATCGCTAAAAAAGGACTTACAACTTTTGAGGCACTTCATATTTTAAGTGATTACTCAGGTATTAAAATGAGGGATTTTGGATATGCAGGACTTAAAGACAAAGAGGGTTTTACAACTCAGTTTATCTCACTTCCTAAAAAATTTGAAAAAAACTTAGCAAATTTTACTCACGAGAGTTTGAAAATAACTGATACTTTTACACATAAAAATAAACTTAGAATTGGTCATTTAAGCGGAAATAGTTTTTTTATAAGACTTAAAAAAGTTAGCGAGGTTGATGCCTTAAAGCTTAAAAATGCTCTTTTAAATTTGGATAAAAATGGCTATGCAAACTATTTTGGCTTTCAAAGATTTGGTAAATTTGAAGATAACGCAAAAGAGGGTGAGGAAATTTTAAGTGGAAATTTAAAGATGAAAAATCCAAAAATTAAAAATTTCTTAATTTCAGCTTATCAAAGTGAGCTTTTTAATAAATGGCTTAGTAAAAGAGTTGAAATTTCAAAATTTATAAGAGATTTTAATGAAAATGAAATAAATAAAATTTATGGATTTGATAAAGAAACTATAAAAGATTTAAAATTTCAACCTAATTTTTTCAAACTTTTTAATGGAGATGTTTTGGGGCATTATCCACATGGAAAACTATTTTTATGCAAAGATTTAGCAAGTGAGGTTAAAAGATTTTTAAATCGTGATATTACTCCTTTTGGTCTGCTTCCTGGAAATAAAGCTTTTGAAAGCGAAGATTTGGCAAAAGATATAGAAGATGAAATTTATCATCCTTCATTTAAATTTATTGAAAAAATGAATGGGAGTAGGCGTTTTGCATGGTGTTTTTTAAAAAATGTTAATTATAAATACACGCCTGAATTAGCTCAATTTAGCATGAGTTTTGAACTTACAAAAGGAAGTTATGCAACTGTGGTTTTAAGAGAGATTTTACATAAAGAAATTTTTGATTAA
- a CDS encoding DUF4209 domain-containing protein, which translates to MDVLTLENFTKLDYMGILQNLKNKTCLNYSTIFNKLTKSNKYSKNAKEILNLLSNICSIDLKADSYNEPFIPMFQNYQKQTFLPDDLTKDELYFLNQILNECKDFRIKARIADILWIYYKPKNIKYLKIAIQEYSKFPIDNFDNTLEFSEAINSYKRAIFLANSTKNKELLSEIVNRTTNAFLNLQNNKYILKLNDILKKLQLKDKLKYEIIENLKIKTNNAQKIGYLEEIRNWYIILGNTDEKNNTTIEIINTYIELGNNKNCSCYYKMALKEYCSLPNKIKENLDIEKDFLYGKIERTNKIQLRSIKGPETSPINISNLTDSSINMVKNKDISTALRFFTNGRQRADFANLKKQSENISQNSIASIFKYIQLSQDGKKISEEPYENIVLSINYNIHFNLAVYSFIIPALNQILMEHRISKEYIYNICNNSLLIDKNRVNLWTKGLHLGFKHEFLLSAHILIPQIEYLIRFILKADNVTTTIIDNCGIETEKSLNKLLKEEKLQEILEIDLIKELQYLLIQPTLYNLRNEIIHALVDDNIDKVGIIYLWWLCFRLVYKSICHINKT; encoded by the coding sequence ATGGATGTTTTAACGCTTGAAAATTTTACAAAATTAGACTACATGGGAATTTTACAAAATTTAAAAAATAAAACTTGTTTAAATTATAGTACAATTTTTAATAAATTAACTAAGTCTAACAAATATTCAAAAAATGCAAAAGAAATTTTAAATTTATTATCAAATATTTGTTCTATTGATCTAAAAGCAGATAGCTATAATGAACCATTTATTCCGATGTTTCAAAACTATCAAAAACAAACTTTTCTACCTGATGATTTAACAAAAGATGAATTATATTTTTTAAATCAAATTTTAAATGAATGTAAAGACTTTAGAATTAAAGCTAGAATAGCCGATATTTTATGGATTTACTATAAGCCAAAAAATATAAAATATTTAAAAATAGCTATTCAAGAATATTCTAAATTTCCTATAGATAATTTTGATAATACCCTTGAATTTAGTGAAGCTATCAACTCATATAAAAGAGCTATATTTCTTGCAAATTCCACAAAAAATAAAGAGTTATTAAGCGAAATAGTAAACAGGACTACTAATGCATTTTTAAATTTACAAAACAATAAGTATATACTCAAACTTAATGATATTTTAAAAAAATTACAATTAAAAGATAAATTAAAATATGAAATAATAGAAAATCTCAAAATTAAAACTAACAACGCACAAAAAATAGGCTATCTAGAAGAAATTAGAAACTGGTATATAATTCTTGGCAATACAGACGAAAAAAATAATACAACTATTGAAATAATCAACACTTATATAGAACTTGGAAATAATAAAAACTGTTCATGCTACTACAAAATGGCATTAAAAGAGTATTGTTCCCTTCCCAATAAAATAAAAGAAAATTTAGATATAGAAAAAGATTTTCTTTATGGAAAAATTGAGCGAACTAATAAAATACAACTAAGAAGCATTAAAGGTCCGGAAACTTCACCTATTAATATAAGTAATTTAACAGATAGTAGTATAAATATGGTAAAAAATAAAGATATTTCTACTGCATTGCGATTTTTTACAAATGGCAGACAAAGAGCTGATTTTGCTAATTTAAAAAAACAATCTGAAAATATCTCTCAAAACTCAATAGCATCAATATTTAAATACATACAATTATCACAAGATGGTAAAAAAATATCAGAGGAGCCATATGAAAATATAGTTTTATCTATAAATTACAATATACACTTTAATCTTGCAGTATATAGCTTTATTATTCCAGCATTAAACCAAATTTTAATGGAGCACAGAATTTCCAAAGAGTATATTTATAATATATGTAATAATTCTTTACTTATAGATAAAAACAGGGTTAATCTTTGGACAAAAGGATTACATCTTGGTTTTAAGCATGAATTTTTACTATCAGCACATATACTAATACCCCAAATAGAGTACCTAATTAGATTTATTTTAAAAGCAGATAATGTTACAACTACCATAATTGATAACTGTGGAATAGAAACAGAAAAAAGCCTTAATAAGCTCCTAAAAGAAGAAAAATTACAAGAGATACTAGAAATAGACCTAATAAAAGAATTACAATATTTATTAATACAACCAACACTATATAATTTAAGAAACGAAATAATTCATGCTCTTGTAGATGACAATATTGATAAAGTGGGAATTATATACTTATGGTGGCTATGCTTTAGGTTAGTTTATAAAAGTATTTGCCATATAAATAAAACTTAA
- a CDS encoding SDR family NAD(P)-dependent oxidoreductase, with amino-acid sequence MKLKNKVAIITGATSGIGAKISETFIENGAKVLIIARHKNEEFIKTLGKNAKFFSANITDENSVKEIYKFAIKSFGKIDILVNNAGITGPTKPSFELSFDEWKEVINLNVNGTFLMSKYALLEMIKQKSGNIVNIASVLGMVASEAFSVYSTSKGAIIAMTKQDALSVAKFNVRVNSISPGTIKTNAVANLEKQIGKEAFDEMFNKPHPLGGVGNVEDVANIALFLTSDEAKWITGANLVVDGGFTIK; translated from the coding sequence ATGAAATTAAAAAATAAAGTTGCTATTATAACAGGTGCAACAAGTGGAATTGGTGCAAAAATATCTGAAACCTTTATAGAAAATGGAGCTAAAGTTTTAATCATAGCAAGACATAAAAACGAAGAGTTTATTAAAACTCTTGGGAAAAATGCAAAATTTTTTAGCGCTAATATAACAGATGAAAACAGCGTAAAAGAAATTTATAAATTTGCTATAAAAAGCTTTGGAAAAATTGATATTTTGGTAAACAATGCAGGAATCACAGGTCCAACAAAACCATCATTTGAGCTTAGTTTTGATGAATGGAAAGAGGTAATAAACTTAAATGTAAATGGCACTTTTTTAATGAGCAAATACGCACTTTTAGAAATGATCAAACAAAAAAGTGGCAATATAGTAAATATCGCCTCCGTTCTTGGAATGGTTGCAAGTGAGGCTTTTAGTGTATATAGCACAAGTAAAGGTGCGATAATAGCGATGACAAAACAAGATGCTTTAAGTGTAGCAAAGTTTAATGTAAGAGTTAATTCAATATCTCCTGGAACGATAAAAACTAATGCTGTGGCAAATTTAGAAAAACAAATTGGCAAAGAGGCGTTTGATGAGATGTTTAACAAACCTCATCCACTTGGCGGTGTTGGAAACGTAGAAGATGTGGCAAATATAGCTCTATTTTTGACAAGTGATGAAGCAAAGTGGATAACAGGAGCAAATTTAGTCGTTGATGGTGGATTTACAATAAAATAA